The following are encoded in a window of Peromyscus eremicus chromosome 12, PerEre_H2_v1, whole genome shotgun sequence genomic DNA:
- the Slc5a3 gene encoding sodium/myo-inositol cotransporter, producing MRAVLETADIAIVALYFILVMCIGFFAMWKSNRSTVSGYFLAGRSMTWVAIGASLFVSNIGSEHFIGLAGSGAASGFAVGAWEFNALLLLQLLGWVFIPIYIRSGVYTMPEYLSKRFGGHRIQVYFAALSLLLYIFTKLSVDLYSGALFIQESLGWNLYVSVILLIGMTALLTITGGLVAVIYTDTLQALLMIIGALTLMVISMMKIGGFEEVKKRYMLASPNVTSILLKYNLSNTNSCNVHPKDDALKMLRDPTDEDVPWPGFILGQTPASVWYWCADQVIVQRVLAAKNIAHAKGSTLMAGFLKLLPMFIIVVPGMISRILYVDDIACINPEHCMQVCGSRAGCSNIAYPRLVMRLVPVGLRGLMMAVMIAALMSDLDSIFNSASTIFTLDVYKLLRKSASSRELMIVGRIFVAFMVVISIAWVPIIVEMQGGQMYLYIQEVADYLTPPVAALFLLAIFWKRCNEQGAFYGGMAGFVLGAVRLILAFTYRAPECDQPDNRPGFIKDVHYMYVATALFWITGLITVIVSLLTPPPTKDQIRTTTFWSKKTLVTKESCSQKDEPYKMQEKSILRVAENSEVINHVIPNGKSEDSIKGLQPEDVNLLVACREEGNPGASLGHSEAETPVDAYSNGQAALMGEREREKETENGSRYWKFIDWFCGFKSKSLSKRSLRDLMDEEAVCSQMLEEPPQVKVVLNIGLFAVCSLGIFMFVYFSL from the coding sequence ATGAGGGCTGTACTGGAGACAGCAGACATTGCCATAGTGGCCCTGTATTTTATCCTGGTCATGTGCATTGGTTTTTTTGCCATGTGGAAATCTAATAGAAGCACTGTGAGTGGATACTTCCTGGCCGGGCGCTCTATGACTTGGGTGGCAATTGGTGCCTCTCTGTTTGTGAGCAATATTGGGAGTGAACACTTCATTGGGCTGGCAGGATCTGGAGCAGCAAGTGGATTTGCAGTGGGCGCGTGGGAGTTCAATGCCTTACTGCTCTTGCAACTTCTGGGATGGGTTTTCATCCCGATTTACATCCGGTCAGGGGTATACACTATGCCTGAATACTTGTCCAAGAGATTCGGTGGCCATAGGATTCAGGTCTATTTTGCAgccttgtctctgcttctctatATCTTCACCAAGCTCTCAGTGGACCTGTATTCAGGTGCCCTCTTTATCCAGGAGTCGTTGGGTTGGAACCTTTATGTGTCTGTCATCCTGCTCATTGGCATGACCGCTCTGCTGACGATCACCGGAGGCCTGGTTGCAGTGATCTACACAGACACTCTACAGGCTCTGCTCATGATCATTGGGGCACTCACACTTATGGTTATTAGCATGATGAAGATTGGAGGGTTTGAGGAAGTTAAGAAAAGGTACATGTTGGCCTCACCCAATGTTACTTCCATTTTGTTGAAATACAACCTTTCCAACACAAATTCATGTAACGTCCACCCGAAGGATGATGCCCTAAAAATGTTGCGAGATCCAACAGATGAAGATGTTCCATGGCCTGGATTCATTCTTGGGCAGACCCCAGCCTCAGTGTGGTACTGGTGTGCTGACCAAGTCATCGTGCAGAGGGTTCTGGCAGCCAAAAACATTGCTCATGCCAAAGGCTCTACTCTAATGGCTGGCTTCTTGAAGCTTCTCCCAATGTTTATCATAGTTGTACCGGGAATGATTTCCAGGATACTGTATGTTGATGACATAGCTTGCATCAACCCTGAACACTGCATGCAAGTGTGTGGAAGCAGAGCTGGGTGCTCCAATATTGCTTACCCTCGCCTGGTTATGAGGTTGGTTCCTGTGGGCCTTCGGGGCTTGATGATGGCAGTGATGATTGCGGCTCTGATGAGTGACTTGGACTCCATCTTTAACAGTGCCAGTACCATTTTCACCCTCGACGTGTACAAACTTCTCCGCAAGAGTGCAAGCTCCCGGGAACTAATGATAGTGGGCAGGATATTTGTGGCTTTTATGGTTGTCATCAGCATAGCATGGGTGCCAATTATTGTAGAGATGCAAGGAGGCCAGATGTACCTTTATATCCAGGAGGTGGCAGATTATCTGACCCCTCCAGTGGCAGCCCTCTTCCTTCTGGCAATTTTCTGGAAACGCTGCAATGAGCAAGGGGCCTTCTATGGTGGAATGGCAGGCTTTGTTCTTGGAGCTGTCCGTTTGATACTGGCTTTTACCTACCGTGCTCCTGAGTGTGACCAGCCTGACAACAGGCCAGGCTTCATCAAAGACGTCCATTATATGTATGTGGCTACAGCACTGTTCTGGATCACAGGACTCATTACTGTAATTGTTAGTCTTCTCACACCACCTCCCACAAAGGATCAAATTCGAACTACCACCTTTTGGTCAAAGAAGACCCTGGTGACAAAGGAGAGCTGCTCTCAGAAAGACGAGCCCTACAAAATGCAAGAGAAGAGCATCCTACGAGTCGCTGAGAACAGTGAGGTCATCAACCACGTCATTCCCAACGGGAAGTCTGAAGACAGCATTAAGGGACTCCAGCCTGAAGACGTTAATCTGTTGGTGGCATGCAGAGAAGAGGGCAACCCGGGAGCTTCCCTGGGCCATTCAGAGGCAGAAACACCAGTAGATGCTTATTCCAATGGGCAAGCAGCTCtcatgggtgagagagagagagagaaggagacagaaaacGGAAGCCGCTACTGGAAGTTCATAGACTGGTTTTGTGGCTTTAAAAGTAAAAGCCTTAGCAAGAGGAGTCTCAGAGACTTGATGGATGAGGAGGCTGTTTGTTCACAGATGTTAGAAGAGCCTCCGCAAGTTAAAGTGGTATTAAATATTGGACTGTTCGCTGTGTGTTCACTCGGaattttcatgtttgtttatttctccTTATGA